The DNA segment ATGTTCTTACAGGAAAACGTTATTTAAAAGAAGCAGGTAAAAAAGTACCCAATCCACTTCAAAAATCCGAAACTATTAGCCTTATTTTAAAAATTGCAGGGATTATTGTGGGAATTGGTATTTTAATCGCCATTTTAACTATGATTACTGGTAGTTTAACTATTAATACTATTATTCTTGCAGTAACTGTTATGGGAGTTGGCGTTCCACTTGCTTACTTTATCATGATGATGACTAGTAAGAAAACAGAAGCAGATGAAAAATCCAGATTAACTGCATACATACCGTTATTTTTAATTGCCGTTCTATTTTGGATGATTGAAGAACAAGGATCTAGTACGTTAGCAATTTTTGCTGCTGAAAGAACAGATTTATCCATTGGTAGTTTTCAATTAAATCCAGCTAATTTTCAATCACTTAATCCTGTATTTGTTATTATTCTTTCACCAGTTTTTGCATGGATTTGGACAAAACTTGGAGATAGACAACCATCTACACCGCGTAAATTCGCGTTAGGATTATTTTTCGCTGGTTTATCTTTTGTTATTATGATGTTCCCAGGAATTATTCATGGAAATACAACAACACTTGTAAGCCCGCTTTGGTTAGTATTAAGTTTCTTCATCTGTATTTTTGGTGAAATGTTTATCTCGCCAGTTGGTTTATCAGCAACTACAAAATTAGCGCCAAAAGCTTTTGCATCTCAAACAATGAGTCTTTGGTTCCTGTCTGACGCAATGGGACAAGCGTTTAACGCACAAGCAACGCAGTTCTTTAGCGCCGATACAGAAATTGCTTATTTTGGAATAACTGGCTTTGTGGCCATAGCCTTCGCAATAGGATTATTCATTTTAGCGCCATTCTTGAAAAAATACATGAAGGGCGTTCATTAAATAAATGCAAAAAACACTTTCTCGATATTTGGAGGAAGTGTTTTTTGTTCATATTTTTATTTCCAAAAATATTTATACTAATCATGACAAAATCTAAAAAAATCAGGAGTTTTAAATGGATGTTCAAAGTTACTTTTAAATTAATTAGTTTGCCATTAACTCCTAAGATTGCTAATATTAAAGGGAGAAGTGATAATTTAAAGGAGTGTATACATGGAATCATCAGGTAGGGTAGTTATTTATTTAACGAGACATGGAAAGACGATTTTAAACACACTTGATCGGGTACAGGGCTGGGCTGACTCGCCGCTCACCGAAGAGGGAGCACTTGTTGCGCATGATTTAGGTCATGGCTTAAAAGGCACTAATTTTGTAGCCGCTTACGCAAGTGACCGCGGACGGGCCATCGAAACAGCACGAATAGTAATGAAAGAAAGCGAGAACCATCATTTAAAACTGGAACAATTACCTGAAATACGTGAATTTGGTTTCGGTAAATTTGAAGGGGAATATAACCAAACAGTTTTAAAAATGGTTGCGAAAGCACATGGTTTTGAATCAATTGAAAGTTATTACGATAAAACTGCTGCGAACAATTCTAATATCGTGATTGATACGGTCCACAAAATGGATGAAACTGGAATGACAGAAAACTCGGCTATTTTTGAAAAAAGATTGGCTGCTGGGCTGGATACAATTCTCCAAGACACGCAGAATCGTGGCGGAGGAGAAGTTTTAGTCGTTGCGCACGGTATGGTTATTCACCGAATTATTGAAATGATTGATCCAAGTAAAAATTTAAGAATTATCGAAAACGCTAGTGTGACAAAAGTGATTTTTGAAAATGGAGCTTATTCTATCGAAGAACCAGGAAATATGTTTTATGTAGAAGCAGGAAAAAAAGCGCAAGGAGGAGTTTGAGTGGCAACAGGAAAACTGAATGTGTACCTAGTTAGACACGGTAAGACGATGTTTAATACATCTCGTCGTGTGCAAGGTTGGTCAGATACACCTTTAACAAAAGAAGGAATTGAAGTGGCGGAATTTTTAGGTCGTGGATTACGAGAAGTTCCTTTTGAGGCGGTTTATACAAGTGATCGTGGTCGGACAATTGAAACAGCTGGAATTATTATACGCGAAAGTAAACAACCACATTTGGAAATCAATGAGTTAAGTGATTTTCGGGAATTTGGTTTTGGTAAATTTGAAGGGGAATATGAAGATGTGATGTTTGGGAAAGTAATGGAGCACTTAGGTTTTCATTCACTTGAAGAGGCTTTTGAAAAATTCGGCGATGATGGTTATCAAATTATTTCTGAAACAGTTGAAAAATTGGATAAAACTGGAATGTCTGAAACTTGGGATGCCATGGTTGCTAGATTGAAAAAAGCTTTAGAAATAGTTAGTGAAGAAAATCATGTAGAAAATGCGAATGTTTTAGTTGTTTCTCATGGAATGGCGATTAATACGATTATTTCTTTCTTTGATAAGTCTATGATTAATCCTGAATTAGCTAATGCGAGTGTTACAAGACTTGGTTTTGAAAATGGCAAATGGACCATCGAAGCTGTTAATGATTTGAGCTACATTGAAGCCGGAAAATTAGTTTTAGCATAAAAAAATCCAGAATGGTCTAAAAGCCATTCTGGATTTTTTTTGTTATTTTACGAATTTAATGCAAACTGGTTCTGGAACTTTTACGTCTTTTTGAAGTAAAGTAAGAGCGCCAGTTTCTTTATTTACACCAAAAACAGTGACGTTATTGCTGTTTTCGTTTGTTGCAACTAAGATATCGCCAGTGTAATTAAGGTCAAAATCACGAGGACCCACGCCTTCAACTGGTGTTGTTGCTGCTAGTGTTAATGAGCCATTTTCTGCAACGGCATAACTAACGATAGCATCTTGGCCACGGTTAGAAACATATAAGAAACGACCATCTGGAGAAATATGGATTGCGCTTCCTTTATTTTCTTTGTCAAAACTTTCTGGAAGAGAAGCAATTGTTTGGATAACATTCAATTTGCCAGTAGTTTTATCATATTCAGCAAAAATAACTTCGGAAGTTAATTCTGTCATGATATACACATATTTAGCATTTGGATGAAAAACAAGGTTACGAGGGCCGCTTCCAGCTTTCACATCTAATTCGGTTACTTTTTCAAGTGTTCCTGCATTAGCGGAATAAGTAGTTACTTTGTCTGTTCCAAGATCACATGTGATAACATATTTTTGGTCTGGTGTGAAACCAGCAAAGTGTGCATGTGGTTTTTCTTGACGTTCGTGAACGCTTTTACCAGTATGTTGAATAGTAGAAACAGAAGATTTTATTGCGCCATTTTCTGTTGGGTAGCTAACAATTGTACCTAAGTGATAATTAGCTGAAACGACGATAGAACCGTCTTCGGAAGCGTCTACATAACATGGCGGGTTGCCAGTTTGTACATCTTGATTAATGAACTTAAGTGAACCGTCCTCTTCAATTGAAAAGGCTGCGACACCACCTTTATCACCATCTTTTGCTACGGAATAAACGAATTTTTCATCATCAGAAATTTTTAGATATGTGGGATTGTCCATTTTTCCAGCTAATTTATTTTCTTTAATTTCGCCTGTAGTTTTGTCGATTACTAAGCGATAGATACCTTGACTTTCGGCTTTGGTATATGTACCAATATAAGCAGTTGCTTCATTATTTGACATGTCTTTTCCTCCTATATAAGATATTTCCTTATTAATTATAGCATAGTGAAGAAAGGATAGAGAAACATCGCGTTTATTGCATTTTCGTTACTTTTCACTAACTTAAGTTGTTTTTAGTCTTTAATGAAATGTTTTTGTAACAAAAGTATTGACTTGGAAATAAAAGTAATGTAAAATGTAGTTATCCCATAGAGATTGTTATTTGAAATAAGTTGGTTAAAAATAAATCACTTCCCCCATAGAAATATTTTTAATCACTTAAGACGAATAAACACTCCTTAAATATAGTTGTAGCACAGAATTTCCCAGGTTCTGTGCTATAATTATGTAGAATTAGAGATGTCCTGAAAATAGGCTCTTTTTTTTATGTCATCAAAGAAAGAGAGGATAAATAAATGTCCATTCAAACAGTTTTTGGAAATGAAAAGTATAATTGGGTCAATATTGATACAGATAAAACGACGAAACTAGAAGAAATTTATGCCACTTATAAAATCGACGAAGAAGTAATTGCTTATTCTATAGACAGAAATGAACGGGCTCATTTTGAATATGATCAAAAAACGAATACTTTTGTCGTTGTCTTTAATGTACCTGACCAAAGAAAAATCGATAATCATTATGAAACAATTCCAATGGTTTTTATTATTAAAGATACACAGTTACTTACTATTTCGAACAAAAATAATCAGTATATCGTGAAAAAAATGAATCGTTATTTGGAAGAAAATACAGAGGTAACTATTTTGCAATTTTTATTTAGTAGTTTGTATCTTGTTATGGATTCGTTTTTTCCATATGTAGAAGAGATGGATGTTGATCGAAAAACAATTAATGATAAGTTAAAAATTAAAACTACGAAAAAAAACTTGCTATCTTTATCTGATTTAGAAACTGGAATCGTTTATTTTTTATCAGCTTCCAAGCAAAATGCGGCTTTATTAGAGCAAATGAAAACACATTTAATCTACCGAGAGATGAATGAAGTGGAGAAAGAACAATTTGAAGATGCTTTAATAGAAGCGCGACAACTGGTAGAAATGACTGAACTAAGCTCCCAAATATTGCAACAATTATCGGGAACTTATAATAATATCTTAAATAATAATTTAAATGACACGATGAAAATATTGACGGCTTTATCTATTTTGCTTACTGTTCCTACCATTATCACTGGTTTTTTTGGAATGAATATGCCACTTCCGCTTGAACATAATGCTTTTGGATGGATGGTCGCTATCTTTATTAGTGTGTTACTTTGGTTCGGACTCTCGTTTGTTTTACGAAAATTAATGAAATAAAAGCTCTTCTTTCCAGCGAAAGAAGAGCTTTTTTTAAATAATTCCTTGTGCAATCATGGTATCTGCTACTTTTAGGAATCCGGCAATATTGGAACCAATAACGAGGTTGCCAGATGCGCCGTATTCACTTGCAGCATTGCTTGAATTTTTATGAATATCTTTCATAATATTTTGCAAGTGTTCATCAACGGTTTGGAAAGTCCAACTCATTCGTGTGCTATTTTGAGCCATTTCAAGAGCTGACACTGCAACTCCACCAGCATTTGCGGCTTTTGCAGGTCCAAATAGTACTTTATTTTCATGATAAATATCCACTGCTTCAAGTGTAGATGGCATATTTGCACCCTCGGCAACAGCGATAACGCCATTTTTTACTAGTGCACGAGCTTGATCAGCGTTTATTTCATTTTGAGTAGCACAAGGTAATGCGATATCACATGGCACTGACCATACGTCGCCGCCTGCATAATATTCAGCAGATGGATGAATGATTACATACTCACTAATACGTTTGCGCTCTACTTCTTTTAATTGTTTAACTGTTTCTACTTTTATACCTTCTTTGTCATAAACAAAGCCTGCTGAGTCACTACATACGATTACTTTTGCACCAAGTTCATGTGCTTTTTCGATTGCATAAATGGCCACATTACCTGAACCAGAGACAACAATTTTCTTGCCACGGATAGTTTCGCCGGCTGCTTCTAACATTTCCACGGTGAAGTAAACAAGTCCATAACCAGTTGCTTCTGTACGAGCCAAGCTACCACCGTAAGATAGACCTTTACCAGTTAAAGTGCCTGCATCATAAGCGCCACGAAGACGTTTGTATTGTCCGAATAAGTATCCAATTTCACGTCCGCCAACACCGATATCACCTGCTGGGACATCTGTATCTGGGCCGATATGTTTTTGTAATTCTGTCATAAAACTTTGACAAAAACGCATTACTTCTGCGTCTGATTTGCCTTTTGGATCAAAATCAGAGCCACCTTTGCCGCCACCGATTGGTAAGCCAGTTAAGGAATTTTTGAAGATTTGCTCAAAGCCAAGGAATTTTACGATACTACCTGTAACGGAAGGGTGAAAACGTAAGCCACCTTTGTAAGGCCCAATTGCGCTATTAAATTGTACGCGATAGCCGCGATTTACATTTACTGCGCCAGAATCATCCACCCATGGAACTCGGAAACTGATAAGGCGTTCGGGTTCTGTTAACTGCTCTAAGATACCATTTGCTTCATACTTAGGTTCTTTTGCCAAGGCAGGGATAACAGAGTTTAAGAATTCTTCTACTGCTTGGTGGAATTCGGTTTCC comes from the Listeria welshimeri serovar 6b str. SLCC5334 genome and includes:
- a CDS encoding peptide MFS transporter, with protein sequence MKRDERGRIFLSTENASKEKTFFGHPRGLATLFNTEFWERFSYYGMRAILIYYMYDSVAKGGLGFDQATATAIMSIYGSLVFMSGVIGGWFADRVLGPRQTIFYGGVLIMVGHIVLALPNGGATALFVSMAFIILGTGLLKPNVSNVVGDLYPVGDNRRDAGFSIFYMGINLGAFIAPFIVSAVSDKAGSFHAGFSVAAVGMAVALIVYVLTGKRYLKEAGKKVPNPLQKSETISLILKIAGIIVGIGILIAILTMITGSLTINTIILAVTVMGVGVPLAYFIMMMTSKKTEADEKSRLTAYIPLFLIAVLFWMIEEQGSSTLAIFAAERTDLSIGSFQLNPANFQSLNPVFVIILSPVFAWIWTKLGDRQPSTPRKFALGLFFAGLSFVIMMFPGIIHGNTTTLVSPLWLVLSFFICIFGEMFISPVGLSATTKLAPKAFASQTMSLWFLSDAMGQAFNAQATQFFSADTEIAYFGITGFVAIAFAIGLFILAPFLKKYMKGVH
- a CDS encoding histidine phosphatase family protein — encoded protein: MESSGRVVIYLTRHGKTILNTLDRVQGWADSPLTEEGALVAHDLGHGLKGTNFVAAYASDRGRAIETARIVMKESENHHLKLEQLPEIREFGFGKFEGEYNQTVLKMVAKAHGFESIESYYDKTAANNSNIVIDTVHKMDETGMTENSAIFEKRLAAGLDTILQDTQNRGGGEVLVVAHGMVIHRIIEMIDPSKNLRIIENASVTKVIFENGAYSIEEPGNMFYVEAGKKAQGGV
- a CDS encoding histidine phosphatase family protein; translated protein: MATGKLNVYLVRHGKTMFNTSRRVQGWSDTPLTKEGIEVAEFLGRGLREVPFEAVYTSDRGRTIETAGIIIRESKQPHLEINELSDFREFGFGKFEGEYEDVMFGKVMEHLGFHSLEEAFEKFGDDGYQIISETVEKLDKTGMSETWDAMVARLKKALEIVSEENHVENANVLVVSHGMAINTIISFFDKSMINPELANASVTRLGFENGKWTIEAVNDLSYIEAGKLVLA
- a CDS encoding lactonase family protein, whose translation is MSNNEATAYIGTYTKAESQGIYRLVIDKTTGEIKENKLAGKMDNPTYLKISDDEKFVYSVAKDGDKGGVAAFSIEEDGSLKFINQDVQTGNPPCYVDASEDGSIVVSANYHLGTIVSYPTENGAIKSSVSTIQHTGKSVHERQEKPHAHFAGFTPDQKYVITCDLGTDKVTTYSANAGTLEKVTELDVKAGSGPRNLVFHPNAKYVYIMTELTSEVIFAEYDKTTGKLNVIQTIASLPESFDKENKGSAIHISPDGRFLYVSNRGQDAIVSYAVAENGSLTLAATTPVEGVGPRDFDLNYTGDILVATNENSNNVTVFGVNKETGALTLLQKDVKVPEPVCIKFVK
- a CDS encoding magnesium transporter CorA family protein, which produces MSIQTVFGNEKYNWVNIDTDKTTKLEEIYATYKIDEEVIAYSIDRNERAHFEYDQKTNTFVVVFNVPDQRKIDNHYETIPMVFIIKDTQLLTISNKNNQYIVKKMNRYLEENTEVTILQFLFSSLYLVMDSFFPYVEEMDVDRKTINDKLKIKTTKKNLLSLSDLETGIVYFLSASKQNAALLEQMKTHLIYREMNEVEKEQFEDALIEARQLVEMTELSSQILQQLSGTYNNILNNNLNDTMKILTALSILLTVPTIITGFFGMNMPLPLEHNAFGWMVAIFISVLLWFGLSFVLRKLMK
- the gdhA gene encoding NADP-specific glutamate dehydrogenase, whose amino-acid sequence is MAQTSTIQNDTKAAEEYAARVFETIKQRNPGETEFHQAVEEFLNSVIPALAKEPKYEANGILEQLTEPERLISFRVPWVDDSGAVNVNRGYRVQFNSAIGPYKGGLRFHPSVTGSIVKFLGFEQIFKNSLTGLPIGGGKGGSDFDPKGKSDAEVMRFCQSFMTELQKHIGPDTDVPAGDIGVGGREIGYLFGQYKRLRGAYDAGTLTGKGLSYGGSLARTEATGYGLVYFTVEMLEAAGETIRGKKIVVSGSGNVAIYAIEKAHELGAKVIVCSDSAGFVYDKEGIKVETVKQLKEVERKRISEYVIIHPSAEYYAGGDVWSVPCDIALPCATQNEINADQARALVKNGVIAVAEGANMPSTLEAVDIYHENKVLFGPAKAANAGGVAVSALEMAQNSTRMSWTFQTVDEHLQNIMKDIHKNSSNAASEYGASGNLVIGSNIAGFLKVADTMIAQGII